From the Hordeum vulgare subsp. vulgare chromosome 1H, MorexV3_pseudomolecules_assembly, whole genome shotgun sequence genome, the window CCAGGCCACCCTGTTCTTGCGCCGTCGGGCCGCCACCCGTTCTCCATTTCAATCTAGGGGCGTTTAAGACatttcaacacacaactcatacaaCAATTACATGCTAGAATTATAGAAAAAAATGTACAAACAATTATGTGGCCAGACGATTCTATGAGTAGTTTTTCGAAATTacgattctgaaaaattatgaggtGAAAAGAACTGGTCCTGAGTCCGGCTCCAACAACCGACCACTGTTTTGTTATGTGTACAGAAGGGAATTTGTCCATCGATTGCTTAAGAGAAATTTCAACGCGTCAACCCATTTCGTTCATGCGCGTTCGTTTGGATCGCCGCGGACAGAAAATTCGGCCCAACGCGTCGACCCAAACGAACACGTGTCTGCTTTTCGTCCGTCCGTCGACCCATTTCTGATCCATTTTTAGCCTGATTTGCGTTGGCACGGAGACGAGACGGACGCGTGCGCCACGCGCCAACTAATCCCCCTAGCCCGCCAATCGGTGGCAAAGCCTCCATCATTTGCCTCCATTTTTTTCAAAACCCTCCCACCCGCGCGTGCCCCCTTGCCGCCCGCCATGGACTACGACCTCGATGCCACCGCAAGCCTCGCCTCGCTCGCCTCTTTGGGCACCAGGACCGCTCCCTCCGTCAAAGACAAACCTCACGCCCCCGCAAGACCGTCGCCACGcccacaaagaagaagaagaaggagctggcGTCCGAGGAGCGAGCCAAGGAGTCGTCCAAGAAAAAGAACCTTTGACAAGCGGCGGACGTAAGGGAGGAAGCAGCCGCGACGCCAACGCCCGTGTCGCGGCGGCAACAAGGAAGGCGCTATTGTACCTAGCGTTAAACCTTAACCCTGGCCAGCACGGCGCGACGAGGGTTCGCCTTCCGCGCTGGCAGGAGCGGGTCGGGCGAGCAGTCCGAATATCAAATTAGTTACAGTCCATATCCTGGTTGCATTTTTGGATCATTGATTCCGGTTCCGTCTCGTTGACGCACACAAACTTGTCGATCTGAATCCGGAGAGGATTCAGTGTTGCGGATGCGGACGGTTCTATTTAATCGCCGTCGCGGACACGAGCCAGCAACATCTGCTCACCGCTACTCGATTCGTCGCGCAGGCGGAGGTAGCTCACTCATGGCCAGGACCGCGACGGGCCGCCGGCGGCGTCCAAGAGGCGACGACCGGATCAGCGCCCTCCCCGACGATCTCCTCCTTGTGGTCCTGCGCCGCCTCGACATCCGGACGGCAGTCGGCACCACGGCGCTCTCCAGGCGCTGGGCTTGCCTCCGCGGTGAGCTCCCCATCCTCGACTTGAGTGTCCACGCGATGCTCCCTCCGCGCTACCACCGTTGGATCCAGCTCCACGGCGTCGTCGGGAAAAGTGGTTTCCAGTACGACATGCGTCAAGTGTCACGAGAGCTGTTGCCCAACATCAGGAGGTACGAGCACCGCGCCATGCGCGCTTTGACCAGGTCTGCCCAGACCTTCTTGGACGCTCCAACCGCCTTCCGCCGGAGGAGGATCAGTAGGCTGAGGCTCGAGTTCTTCGTTACCCAAAGCACCGAATGCATGAATCGGCTTATCGCGGAGGCCATGGATGCTTGTGGGGTGGATGACCTCCAAGTTGTTGCTAAGCCAATTTTCTGGCAACGAGGCGCAGTCCACACCTTTGCCAGCCATGGCCTCTGCAAGGAGCCCAGTGCGTCACGCCTGCAAAGCCTCAAGCTTGGTGGCTGCATGCTCCCGCCGCTGTACGAGTACAGCGCGCTCACTAGGCTCGTCCTGCAGGACATACCTGAATCGACGCCCGTGGCAACCTACCAGGGGGTCTTCACCTCGTGCCAGCAGCTGCAGGTGCTGCATCTCATCTCCTGCCGGTGCAGCGCCGGGGGAATATTGGTGGACGCCCCCATGTCAAAAATCAAGGAGCTCGTTGTGGATAAGTGCAGATTCAGACAGTTACGTCTAAGGGCTCTGCCCAATCTCGAGAGCCTAGCCTCCCTTGGACATATGGTGTTCCTCGAGTCCGCCTCGTTCCCTTGTCTCGGAAAATTTAACCTCACCTCACGCCTCGGCCTGAGAACGCAAGGGTTTCGTGAATACGTGAAGCAACGCTTGAAGATAGACCATGAGTCGCTTCTTGAAAACATGCCAGAAATATCGAGTCTGATTGTCAGGATCAGTGGGCCTTACAGATGGATCGTGCCGTCTAGAGGATCCCCGTCGACGGTGTTGTTGCCTAACCTCAGGCGGTTGCTGGTCGCCGACGTGCCTTCGTCCTGGGACGTCTCATGGCCCCGCCTCCTACTCGAGACGGCGCCTTCCCTGGAGGTCCTCCACATTCACATTGCCACTTGCACACAAGATGAGCCCAGTGATGAGATACGCTGGAAACCAACCACGCTTCTCCGTCACCGTCACTTGGAAGAGTTTGTGATGGTTGGTTATGAGGGAACAGAGAGGCAGATTTACCTTGTCAAGTTTGTCATGGGAGTATGCACAGCGCTGCGCCAGGTCTCTATCTTGAGGAACGGGCATGCTCGGAACAAGGGGCACTGGGACTGGGAGTTGGTGACGCAGCAACACTTGTGGACCGACGAGGAGAAGAAACACACACTGAAGCACATCATGGATGGAGTTTCTCCTCTGTCACCTGCTGCTCCGGTTAAACTAGTTTTTGGCTGAGTGTTCTCATGTTTGTGCTGACCTGCAACCGTCTAGTAATGCCCAGGCTTCTTTATATTTAACTAGCACTAAGCCTGTATGTTGCTGCCAAAAACCACATAAAAGGATATGGAGTGGCTGTGGTCATGGGGATTTTCGGAAGAGCCTTGGGATCATGGGAAAATGACTTAACTGATCATGAACGGTGGCTTTAAGTGACACATTAGAATTTTGGAACGCGAGATGTTGGGATGAGATGTGGCATGAGGACGGTGATCGGGGAATAAAGATTGTAGGGGGAAATGACTTCCGTCATGTTAAGATAAATAAACTTTTTGGTCATGTGTGCACAAATAAAGAGCTTTGGTTCCTATGAGAGTAAGAGCGTTTTAttcattttttaaaattgttATTCAGCGTATGATTGTAACAGTCTgttttatttattcaatttctttTGCATGAGTGGTCTCCTCTTGTGGGGATGATTGTAGCTAAATCATTTGTATGTTGTTGGTTCTAATATATTATCGTATAAGTAACAGGGATGGTTGTAGCTAAATCATTTGTAAGTTGTTAGTCCCACGTATATTATCGTATGGACTTGTGTTTTATGGGTTATGTGGTGCGAAGAAACATTATGCCGATGCGCCGGTTGTGGAGGCCAGGCATCTGCCGCGTGAATGTACTGTTGTATCCGTGTGCATTCTACCAATACAAATGCGTGTCATTGTGcatcatttttaaaatcaattttaATATACATCAATAATAAGGTCAAACTGAGTAAAAAAATGCGCGTACATTACAACGGGTAATAAACTGTGAATTGCGGCCTTGAAATCAAGTCATCGATAGCATAACATAATGATTACAAATAGTGTACAACCAACATTATTAATTGAAATCGAATAAAATTACTCGCGggctgtgatgacccacaagtataggggatctatcgtagtccttttgataagtaagagtgtcgaacccaacaaggagcagaaggatctgacaagtggttttcagcaaggtaatatttgcaagaactgaaattatcgataacaagtagttgtgtggtgagatggttcgtagcaagcaacaagtaacaaaagtagcaacggtgcaacaaagtggcccaatcccttttgtagcaagggacaagcctggacaaagtcttataggaggaaaaacgctcccgaggacacacggaaatttctgtcatgctagttttcatcatgttcatatgattcgcgttcgttactttgatagtttgatatgtgggtggaccgacgcttgggtactacccttacttgaacaacctttccacttatgattaacccctctcgcaagcatcctgtaagtgcatctagtgccccttagtgattttggtggtttgaagacttataggttaagtatctaatgtgtttgtgagtgtacacaggatctataagtcattgaggagtttgagatatttgaagaatatcgacccctaaaaatgtatgtcttcagttgaagaaattggtctgaagctgaagaaatgaatcgcgaggagatattcctcatgaagatactgatattgaggaatccggtgtatcctgaagaaaatcactctgaagaatttgaagcatgaagatttacactttctgttttattttcttcgcatttgagtaataggaacaccgtaccgttaaagggggtcgaagttacactatggaatgaatttcctcatgatgctcaacccaagcctaattctaccaaaagcctcaagtgaggaatacgagtgacatgaggactctcacaattgagggttccgaccgtttcgatagccacgccaagtcattggtcttatccactccaacggtcatattatttaagggcattagtgtcaaatcatgtcgggatgctcccaggctataaatagccaccccccacaaccattagctggttggctgctccgttagaaactgacacttgtcataagagcaactcaattccttagagtcttcgagagtaattcatcagtgaggaaataccccatacaccgaaaccacaaaccaaacctagtgattaagcatcactgaagaagttgttgctgtgtgggactaaagccttttacctttgaggactgtgcatcctccagacggttaggcgtcatggtctagagctttccagcagtcaattgtggatcgccgggtgaccaagtttgtgagggtttggaagtctgccctgaagacttaccacgagtgttgggcgagggctgtgtgtccttagctcaaggagaatacggtagggactgtgtgtcctttggtttcaataccaagccgctccaaaccagatgtacgactgtcacagcagttggaactgggtcatcaatgactgtcttcactaagaaacgggtttTAATTCcttaactccttactttcctcgtattatgtgttgatgaccttcactgcgactgtttgaagaatttgctgaagactttctctgaatttcctcaaccccaaattcttcacgtcagttaatcctcatctgtattctgcgtgcctgctcacagtgcaatatgttttcacattcttcactctgaaaaactgatgttgtgaaactttgtagttctgatcctttactatttccactgtaagttagtcatcagtgaggaatttcctcaaaaggaatttcctcagtgatgaaattctaaaaatctcctattcacccccctctagtcaatataacgcactttcaattggtatcagatcaaggtactcccttgttctatgtgattttggtttaaccacctcgagttttagttatgtcgactgcaggcatgtttaagttgactgcagcatgtcctaccttcgaaggaaagaactttcccttctggaagaacaaaatgcaaatgcatctacaagctattgataatgatctctggtatattgtggaacatggcgtccccatcatctctgctagtgtctctgctgttgatgtgaagaaattcaagcaactcgattctcaagcgaagaatatcatctgtggccatataAGTACATGCcaatttggaagagtaagtgctttgggctctgcaacactgatctgggagagactttgcaaagtaaatgaaggagtatcaacccagcgtgactctcgtgttgatattcttcgcaatctcttcaatcgcttcaagatacatgacaatgaaagcttccaagacacctttgagcgcctcagtgacatatcaaatgaactgcaagcactgggagctcgagacatcactgatcacgaagttgtgaagaaactgctgagatctttggattctcatttgatactttagttctgatgattcaagaaagaccagactacaagatgcttgatccagctgatatacttgaaaggctaaatactcatgaattccagctagaagaaaagaaagatatatatggaccaagctattccagaccacgtgcactgaaggctagagcaatttcctcatctgaagaagaagacacagatgacatcattggtgaccctgaagaatttggacaggagcttgcaatgctcgtgaggaaattctagagatttacacgacgtggccagttcggtaaatcttcaagaagaaacatgaggaaatcagaatcttcatctcaggactacaagaaacaaacctgccacaagtgcaagaaatcaggacattacattgctgattgtccccgttggggaaaggaaccaaaaaagaagaaatacaaTGATGACTGTtctaatgactcgaagaagaagaagaaatcttcaaaatcctcatcttcaaagccctcatcacacaagaagactagtttcagaaaggctcgggcacttattggcaaggaaatggactccgaggcagaatcagaggaatgtgatgaagaagagggttctgatgaagactcagaatccggacaggctagtcttgcactggcaaccactttcgtcagcaagtcaatcttcaatcttgaagaaaatgattgcaccatccatactgatgactatgttgatgacttcgctccaacctattgcttcatggcaaaaggttcaaaggtaacaaataatgcctcctcctctgattcaagtgactgtgaacctgatgattataagaaac encodes:
- the LOC123398970 gene encoding uncharacterized protein LOC123398970, encoding MARTATGRRRRPRGDDRISALPDDLLLVVLRRLDIRTAVGTTALSRRWACLRGELPILDLSVHAMLPPRYHRWIQLHGVVGKSGFQYDMRQVSRELLPNIRRYEHRAMRALTRSAQTFLDAPTAFRRRRISRLRLEFFVTQSTECMNRLIAEAMDACGVDDLQVVAKPIFWQRGAVHTFASHGLCKEPSASRLQSLKLGGCMLPPLYEYSALTRLVLQDIPESTPVATYQGVFTSCQQLQVLHLISCRCSAGGILVDAPMSKIKELVVDKCRFRQLRLRALPNLESLASLGHMVFLESASFPCLGKFNLTSRLGLRTQGFREYVKQRLKIDHESLLENMPEISSLIVRISGPYRWIVPSRGSPSTVLLPNLRRLLVADVPSSWDVSWPRLLLETAPSLEVLHIHIATCTQDEPSDEIRWKPTTLLRHRHLEEFVMVGYEGTERQIYLVKFVMGVCTALRQVSILRNGHARNKGHWDWELVTQQHLWTDEEKKHTLKHIMDGVSPLSPAAPVKLVFG